Proteins encoded in a region of the Zea mays cultivar B73 chromosome 2, Zm-B73-REFERENCE-NAM-5.0, whole genome shotgun sequence genome:
- the LOC100283533 gene encoding glycosyl hydrolases family 16 protein precursor, with protein MALRNGGGGGGACPAAVVLVAAAVAALLGAGVAAATKFDDVVQPSWANDHVVYDGDLLKLRLDSSSGGGFVSRTKFLYGKASADLKLVPGDSAGVVTAFYLSSAGDKHNEFDFEFLGNVTGEPYLVQTNLYIDGVGNREQRIDLWFDPTADFHTYAVLWNPSQVVFMVDDTPIRVYENATLHQGHGHGHHRHGGAAAEANGTNTTTTTLAAAPAPFPGPQPMAVYSSIWNADDWATQGGRVKTDWSHAPFEATFREVRVDGCAWAGNATDGDAAEARRCSESSWGKEGRYWWKEKEMSELSVHQSHQLVWARAHHLVYDYCVDTDRFPVQPPECAGR; from the exons ATGGCGTTGCggaatggtggtggtggtggtggagcctGTCCCGCGGCGGTTGTGCTGGTGGCTGCGGCCGTCGCGGCGCTGCTGGGCGCCGGGGTGGCGGCGGCGACCAAGTTCGACGACGTGGTGCAGCCCAGCTGGGCCAACGACCACGTGGTGTACGACGGCGACCTCCTCAAGCTCCGCCTCGACTCCAGCTCCGGCGGAGGGTTCGTGTCAAGGACCAAGTTCCTGTACGGCAAGGCCAGCGCCGACCTCAAGCTCGTGCCGGGGGACTCCGCCGGCGTCGTCACGGCTTTCTAT CTGTCGTCGGCCGGGGACAAGCACAACGAGTTCGACTTCGAGTTCCTGGGCAACGTGACCGGCGAGCCGTACCTGGTGCAGACCAACCTGTACATCGACGGCGTGGGCAACCGGGAGCAGCGCATCGACCTGTGGTTCGACCCCACGGCCGACTTCCACACGTACGCCGTGCTGTGGAACCCCAGCCAGGTGGTGTTCATGGTGGACGACACGCCCATCCGGGTGTACGAGAACGCCACGCTGCACCaaggccacggccacggccaccaccggcacggcggcgcggcggcggaggCCAACGGCAccaacaccaccaccaccacgctGGCTGCTGCCCCGGCGCCGTTCCCCGGGCCGCAGCCGATGGCCGTGTACAGCTCCATCTGGAACGCGGACGACTGGGCGACGCAGGGCGGGCGCGTGAAGACGGACTGGTCGCACGCGCCGTTCGAGGCCACGTTCCGGGAGGTGCGCGTGGACGGGTGCGCCTGGGCGGGCAACGCCACGGACGGCGACGCCGCGGAGGCGCGCCGGTGCAGCGAGTCCTCGTGGGGCAAGGAGGGCCGCTACTGGTGGAAGGAGAAGGAGATGTCGGAGCTGAGCGTGCACCAGAGCCACCAGCTCGTGTGGGCGCGCGCGCACCACCTCGTCTACGACTACTGCGTCGACACCGACcgcttccccgtgcagccgcccgAGTGCGCCGGCCGCTGA